From the Nocardiopsis changdeensis genome, one window contains:
- a CDS encoding YceI family protein, which yields MESTPVGPAPGLWHLDPLHSSLIFVAHYLRFGRVQGTFGRARGRVLVAEDPGASKVEVVMDASSINTGVGARDAHLRSADFLDVENHPELRFASTGVEPGGRGRNAFRLHGDLTVHGTAAPVTLDAQWVGEAPDYAFPDDVYGHFFSATTRIRLSDHGVGDGGEVPWGGRLVGDEVDIVLEVRLQDQDPAPFLAQIGHES from the coding sequence ATGGAATCCACTCCGGTCGGCCCGGCGCCGGGTCTCTGGCACCTGGACCCCCTGCACTCCAGCCTCATCTTCGTCGCCCACTACCTGCGCTTCGGCCGGGTCCAGGGCACGTTCGGCCGTGCGCGGGGCCGGGTGCTGGTCGCCGAGGACCCCGGCGCCTCGAAGGTCGAAGTGGTCATGGACGCCTCCAGCATCAACACCGGCGTCGGCGCCCGCGACGCGCACCTGCGCTCCGCCGACTTCCTGGACGTGGAGAACCACCCGGAGCTGCGGTTCGCCTCCACCGGCGTGGAGCCCGGCGGCCGCGGCCGCAACGCCTTCCGCCTGCACGGCGACCTCACCGTGCACGGCACGGCCGCCCCGGTCACCCTGGACGCCCAGTGGGTGGGCGAGGCCCCCGACTACGCGTTCCCCGACGACGTGTACGGCCACTTCTTCTCCGCCACCACCCGCATCCGCCTGTCCGACCACGGCGTGGGCGACGGCGGCGAGGTGCCCTGGGGCGGCCGCCTGGTCGGGGACGAGGTCGACATCGTCCTAGAGGTGCGGCTCCAGGACCAGGACCCCGCGCCGTTCCTGGCGCAGATCGGCCACGAGTCCTAG
- the argS gene encoding arginine--tRNA ligase, whose product MADPQEVLSRRVQSALGAAFGPEYADTDPVIRPSQFADYQANAALALAKRLGRKPREVSAAIMEHLDVADVCSAVEVSGPGFINLTLRDDWISGRTRELLDDERLGVPVQERRNIPLDYSAPNVAKEMHVGHLRTTVVGDSLARTLELLGHNVIRQNHIGDWGTPFGMLIEHLLEVGEDSPEADLLTTDPNAFYQAARTKFDSSGPGPEEFAARARRRVVALQSGDEETLRLWRELVGLSKVYFNKVYAKLGVTLTDDDLAGESTYNDMLAAVCDELEAKGIAEISDGALCVFLDGFTGREGKPVPLIVRKSDGGYGYATTDLATVRHRVEDLKADRILYVVGAPQAMHFKMVWAAAREAGWLPDSVETTHVQIGNVLGSDGKILRTRSGAPVRLMALLDEAIDRAAAVVRENRPDLSAEEQAGIARQVGIGAVKYADLSVAHDTEYTFDFDRMLALTGNTGPYLQYAQARIRSIFRKGGLSPEQARADITVGHAAERALALKLLEFGPVVAQVGDLLQPHRLSTYLFELAQSLTAFYEHCPVLTAGTEAERESRLTLIAVALRVLVQGLDLLGVEAPEHM is encoded by the coding sequence ATGGCCGACCCGCAGGAAGTACTCTCGCGACGGGTCCAGTCCGCCCTCGGGGCCGCCTTCGGCCCCGAGTACGCCGACACCGACCCCGTCATCCGCCCGTCACAGTTCGCCGACTACCAGGCGAACGCCGCGCTCGCACTCGCCAAGCGCCTGGGCCGAAAGCCGCGCGAGGTGTCCGCGGCGATCATGGAACACCTCGACGTCGCCGACGTCTGCTCGGCCGTGGAGGTCAGCGGGCCCGGCTTCATCAACCTGACCCTGCGCGACGACTGGATCTCCGGGCGGACCCGCGAGCTGCTCGACGACGAGCGCCTGGGCGTGCCCGTGCAGGAGCGGCGCAACATCCCGCTCGACTACTCCGCGCCCAACGTGGCCAAGGAGATGCACGTCGGCCACCTGCGCACCACCGTGGTCGGCGACTCGCTGGCGCGGACCCTGGAGCTGCTGGGCCACAACGTCATCCGGCAGAACCACATCGGCGACTGGGGCACCCCCTTCGGCATGCTCATCGAGCACCTGCTGGAGGTCGGCGAGGACTCGCCCGAGGCGGACCTGCTCACCACCGACCCCAATGCCTTCTACCAGGCGGCACGCACGAAGTTCGACTCCTCGGGCCCCGGGCCGGAGGAGTTCGCGGCCCGCGCCCGGCGCCGGGTGGTCGCCCTCCAGAGCGGCGACGAGGAGACGCTGCGCCTGTGGCGCGAGCTGGTGGGCCTGTCCAAGGTGTACTTCAACAAGGTGTACGCCAAGCTGGGCGTCACCCTCACCGACGACGACCTCGCCGGCGAGAGCACCTACAACGACATGCTCGCCGCCGTGTGCGACGAGCTGGAGGCCAAGGGGATCGCCGAGATCAGCGACGGCGCCCTGTGCGTGTTCCTGGACGGCTTCACCGGCCGCGAGGGCAAGCCGGTGCCGCTGATCGTCCGCAAGAGCGACGGCGGCTACGGCTACGCCACCACCGACCTGGCCACCGTCCGGCACCGGGTGGAGGACCTCAAGGCCGACCGCATCCTGTACGTGGTGGGCGCCCCGCAGGCGATGCACTTCAAGATGGTGTGGGCGGCCGCGCGCGAGGCGGGCTGGCTGCCGGACTCCGTCGAGACCACCCACGTCCAGATCGGCAACGTGCTGGGCTCGGACGGGAAGATCCTGCGGACCCGCAGCGGTGCCCCGGTGCGGCTGATGGCCCTGCTGGACGAGGCGATCGACCGGGCCGCCGCGGTGGTCCGGGAGAACCGGCCCGACCTGTCCGCCGAGGAGCAGGCCGGGATCGCCCGCCAGGTGGGCATCGGCGCGGTCAAGTACGCGGACCTGTCGGTGGCGCACGACACCGAGTACACCTTCGACTTCGACCGCATGCTGGCGCTGACCGGCAACACCGGCCCGTACCTGCAGTACGCGCAGGCCCGGATCCGCTCGATCTTCCGCAAGGGCGGGCTGTCGCCGGAGCAGGCGCGGGCGGACATCACCGTCGGCCACGCCGCCGAGCGGGCGCTGGCGCTGAAGCTGCTGGAGTTCGGCCCGGTGGTGGCGCAGGTCGGCGACCTGCTCCAGCCGCACCGGCTGTCGACCTACCTGTTCGAGCTGGCCCAGTCGCTGACGGCGTTCTACGAGCACTGCCCGGTGCTGACCGCCGGCACCGAGGCCGAGCGCGAGTCGCGGCTGACGCTGATCGCGGTGGCGCTGCGCGTGCTGGTCCAGGGCCTGGACCTGCTCGGCGTGGAGGCGCCCGAGCACATGTAG
- the plsX gene encoding phosphate acyltransferase PlsX translates to MTGTSDADAPVALRRTSPPIIAVDAMGGDNAPGAVVEGAVLAVRELGLRVVLVGRRTEIAGLLAEHDALRDIPVVHAEDSLAMHEGALASWRRPRSSAAVACRLIRRGDADALVSAGSTGGVVATSTVRLRTQHGVLRPALAVTLPTGETPTIMVDAGANADAKPEMLVQFAHLGCAYAQTAFRVQRPRVGLLTIGSEPGKGNRLVRRTAELLAAAAEDSTIMDYRGNIEGHDLLARKVDVIVTDGHTGNVALKAVEGTAAFAMDAVRTALTSSVAAKAGAMLQRKALRGLRERLDSETYGGAALLGLNGTVVIAHGDSRARGIAHACRLAHDLAAGDIGEHVRRRLHTRPAGWLHRLAQSEGPAEGR, encoded by the coding sequence GTGACCGGCACCTCCGACGCGGACGCGCCCGTCGCACTCCGCCGCACCTCGCCGCCGATCATCGCCGTCGACGCGATGGGCGGCGACAACGCCCCCGGGGCGGTCGTCGAGGGCGCCGTCCTGGCCGTACGCGAGCTGGGCCTGCGGGTCGTCCTCGTGGGCCGCCGCACCGAGATCGCCGGCCTCCTCGCCGAGCACGACGCCCTGCGCGACATCCCGGTCGTGCACGCCGAGGACAGCCTCGCCATGCACGAGGGAGCGCTGGCCAGCTGGCGGCGCCCCCGCTCCAGCGCCGCCGTCGCCTGCCGCCTGATCCGGCGCGGGGACGCCGACGCGCTGGTCTCGGCCGGCTCCACCGGCGGGGTCGTGGCCACCTCCACCGTGCGGCTGCGGACCCAGCACGGAGTGCTGCGGCCCGCCCTGGCGGTCACCCTGCCCACCGGCGAGACCCCGACGATCATGGTGGACGCGGGGGCCAACGCCGACGCCAAGCCGGAGATGCTGGTGCAGTTCGCGCACCTGGGGTGCGCCTACGCCCAGACGGCGTTCAGGGTGCAGCGGCCCCGGGTGGGGCTGCTCACCATCGGCTCCGAGCCCGGCAAGGGCAACAGGCTGGTCCGCCGCACCGCCGAACTGCTGGCGGCCGCCGCCGAGGACTCCACGATCATGGACTACCGCGGCAACATCGAGGGCCACGACCTGCTCGCCCGCAAGGTCGACGTGATCGTCACCGACGGGCACACCGGGAACGTGGCGCTCAAGGCCGTGGAGGGGACCGCCGCGTTCGCCATGGACGCCGTCCGCACCGCGCTGACCTCGTCGGTGGCGGCCAAGGCCGGGGCCATGCTCCAGCGCAAGGCCCTGCGCGGGCTGCGCGAGCGCCTGGACAGCGAGACCTACGGCGGCGCCGCGCTGCTGGGGCTCAACGGCACCGTGGTGATCGCCCACGGCGACAGCCGGGCCCGGGGCATCGCCCACGCCTGCCGCCTCGCCCACGACCTGGCCGCCGGGGACATCGGCGAGCACGTCCGCCGCCGCCTGCACACCCGCCCGGCCGGGTGGCTGCACCGCCTGGCCCAGTCCGAGGGCCCCGCCGAAGGGCGCTGA
- a CDS encoding KamA family radical SAM protein, giving the protein MQAVATVLPFRVNSYVLDELIDWDAAPNDPIYRLVFPQADMLPQSDVTRIADLIKAGAPRKELNEAANAVRARLNPHPAGQMDLNVPKVDDEPIPGIQHKYQETVLFFPKQGQTCHAYCTYCFRWAQFVGDADLKFASSEIDQLVDYVRSHPEVTSVLFTGGDPMIMGEGVISKYIEPLLEIEHLEAIRIGTKALAYWPQRFVTDPDADDTLRLFEKVVASGKNLAFMAHFSHPNEMRPEIVQEAVRRIRSTGAVIRTQAPLIRTINDDPAVWESMWRTHLRHGMVPYYMFVERDTGPQDYFAVPLAEAYEIFRGAYKNVSGLARTVRGPSMSATPGKVCVDGVTEVAGEKVFALHFIQARDPELVGRPFFAKYDEKAAWLFDLKPALGATHFPWETPPAAAGDGGVDPTRL; this is encoded by the coding sequence GTGCAGGCGGTGGCGACCGTCCTGCCCTTCCGTGTCAACAGCTACGTCCTGGACGAGCTGATCGACTGGGACGCCGCGCCGAACGACCCGATCTACCGGCTGGTGTTCCCGCAGGCGGACATGCTGCCGCAGAGCGACGTGACGCGGATCGCCGACCTGATCAAGGCCGGGGCGCCCCGCAAGGAGCTCAACGAGGCGGCCAACGCCGTCCGCGCGCGGCTCAACCCGCACCCCGCCGGACAGATGGACCTCAACGTTCCCAAGGTGGACGACGAGCCCATCCCGGGCATCCAGCACAAGTACCAGGAGACCGTGCTCTTCTTCCCCAAGCAGGGGCAGACCTGTCACGCGTACTGCACGTACTGCTTCCGCTGGGCCCAGTTCGTCGGCGACGCCGACCTGAAGTTCGCCTCCAGCGAGATCGACCAGCTGGTCGACTACGTGCGCTCGCACCCGGAGGTCACCAGCGTCCTGTTCACGGGCGGCGACCCGATGATCATGGGCGAGGGCGTGATCTCCAAGTACATCGAGCCGCTGCTGGAGATCGAGCACCTGGAGGCGATTCGGATCGGCACGAAGGCGCTGGCCTACTGGCCGCAGCGCTTCGTCACCGACCCGGACGCCGACGACACGCTCCGGCTCTTCGAGAAGGTCGTCGCCTCGGGCAAGAACCTGGCGTTCATGGCGCACTTCTCGCACCCGAACGAGATGCGGCCGGAGATCGTCCAGGAGGCCGTGCGGCGCATCCGCTCCACCGGGGCGGTCATCCGCACCCAGGCGCCGCTGATCCGCACGATCAACGACGACCCGGCCGTGTGGGAGAGCATGTGGCGCACCCACCTGCGCCACGGGATGGTCCCCTACTACATGTTCGTCGAGCGCGACACCGGCCCGCAGGACTACTTCGCGGTGCCGCTGGCGGAGGCCTACGAGATCTTCCGCGGCGCCTACAAGAACGTGTCCGGGCTGGCCCGCACCGTCCGCGGACCGTCCATGTCGGCGACCCCGGGCAAGGTGTGCGTGGACGGCGTCACCGAGGTCGCCGGCGAGAAGGTGTTCGCGCTGCACTTCATCCAGGCGCGCGACCCCGAGCTGGTGGGCAGGCCGTTCTTCGCCAAGTACGACGAGAAGGCCGCCTGGCTGTTCGACCTCAAGCCCGCCCTGGGCGCCACCCACTTCCCGTGGGAGACGCCCCCGGCGGCCGCGGGCGACGGCGGCGTGGACCCCACCCGCCTGTAG
- a CDS encoding DUF397 domain-containing protein: protein MSPIYNGVPASRLPKVEWTKSSWSNPDGNCVEVATLPGGEFAVRNSRDPQGPVLVYTHAELEAFVRGAKTGDFDALLGQAGCRV, encoded by the coding sequence ATGTCGCCCATCTACAACGGCGTTCCGGCAAGCCGTCTGCCCAAGGTCGAGTGGACCAAGAGCAGCTGGAGCAATCCGGATGGGAACTGCGTCGAGGTGGCGACCCTGCCCGGCGGGGAGTTCGCGGTCCGCAACTCGCGCGACCCCCAGGGGCCGGTGCTGGTCTACACCCACGCCGAGCTGGAGGCCTTCGTCCGCGGCGCCAAGACCGGCGACTTCGACGCCCTGCTGGGCCAGGCGGGCTGCCGGGTCTGA
- a CDS encoding helix-turn-helix domain-containing protein, which translates to MVADHAENFQVTRDFLANSSGGPTVLRILLGTQLRKLRQEKGISREDAGYAIRASHAKISRMELGQVSFKHRDVEDLLKLYGVTHAGEREALLGLITSANAQGWWHKYSDVLPNWFGVYVGLEEAASVIRTFEVQFVPGLLQSEGYARSVIRLSRTATSEEDIDSRVQMRMHRQRRFTEDEGPRLWAVIDEAVLHRPFGDAAVMRGQIEHLIEMSRRPNITVQVATFAMGGHPAAGGPFSILRFPTPQLPDVVYLEQLSSSLYFDKFEDTSLYAQTMDHLATQAPQPSATEGILRSFLERYRD; encoded by the coding sequence GTGGTCGCCGATCACGCAGAGAACTTCCAGGTCACCCGGGATTTCCTGGCGAATTCCAGCGGTGGCCCGACCGTGCTGCGCATTCTTCTCGGAACGCAGCTCCGCAAGCTGCGCCAGGAGAAGGGGATTTCCCGGGAGGACGCCGGATACGCCATCCGCGCCTCCCACGCCAAGATCAGCCGCATGGAGCTGGGCCAGGTCAGCTTCAAGCACCGCGACGTGGAGGACCTGCTCAAGCTGTACGGCGTGACCCACGCCGGCGAGCGCGAGGCCCTGCTCGGCCTCATCACCAGCGCCAACGCCCAGGGCTGGTGGCACAAGTACAGCGACGTGCTGCCGAACTGGTTCGGCGTCTACGTGGGCCTGGAGGAGGCCGCCTCGGTCATCCGGACCTTCGAGGTGCAGTTCGTCCCCGGCCTGCTCCAGAGCGAGGGCTACGCCCGCTCGGTGATCCGGCTGTCGCGTACCGCCACCTCCGAGGAGGACATCGACAGTCGCGTGCAGATGCGCATGCACAGACAGCGCAGATTCACCGAGGACGAGGGCCCCCGCCTGTGGGCGGTCATCGACGAGGCCGTGCTGCACCGGCCCTTCGGCGACGCCGCCGTGATGCGCGGGCAGATCGAGCACCTCATCGAGATGTCCCGCCGGCCCAACATCACCGTCCAGGTCGCGACCTTCGCCATGGGCGGGCACCCGGCGGCCGGGGGGCCGTTCAGCATCCTACGCTTCCCCACCCCGCAGCTGCCCGACGTGGTCTACCTGGAGCAGTTGAGCAGCTCCCTGTACTTCGACAAGTTCGAGGACACCAGCCTCTACGCCCAGACGATGGACCACCTGGCCACCCAGGCGCCGCAGCCCTCGGCCACCGAGGGGATCCTGCGCTCGTTCCTGGAACGCTACCGCGACTGA
- a CDS encoding ATP-binding protein has protein sequence MNAELMSSERHSGASWRRPSLTEVPRFPGGRWADPLGGTPLGRTERTSEHVVGSFASVPDSVGAVRRLAGLVLAEWDLAEVADDVRLVLSELVGNACRHALTPDHDPGTTPVVVRLSRADGFGRVACLVADTSDRAPHKVDAHHFAESGRGLSLVAAFSGEWGWNPIRGGKVVWAVCGGRD, from the coding sequence ATGAACGCAGAGCTGATGTCCTCGGAGCGGCACTCCGGGGCATCCTGGCGCCGTCCCTCCCTGACCGAAGTCCCCCGGTTCCCGGGAGGGCGGTGGGCGGACCCGCTGGGCGGCACCCCCCTGGGCCGCACCGAGCGCACCTCCGAGCACGTCGTGGGCTCCTTCGCCTCGGTCCCCGACTCCGTGGGCGCGGTCCGCCGGCTCGCCGGCCTCGTCCTGGCCGAATGGGACCTGGCCGAGGTCGCCGACGACGTCCGCCTCGTGCTCTCCGAGCTCGTCGGCAACGCCTGCCGCCACGCGCTGACCCCCGACCACGACCCCGGGACCACCCCGGTCGTGGTCCGGCTGAGCCGGGCCGACGGCTTCGGCCGGGTGGCCTGCCTGGTCGCCGACACCAGCGACCGCGCCCCCCACAAGGTCGACGCCCACCACTTCGCCGAGTCCGGCCGCGGCCTGAGCCTGGTCGCCGCGTTCAGCGGCGAGTGGGGCTGGAACCCGATCCGCGGCGGCAAGGTCGTCTGGGCCGTCTGCGGCGGGCGGGACTGA
- a CDS encoding STAS domain-containing protein, whose product MDVLDTGRDRFICDGATVVALGGELDIATAESAYAAIAAAAARGCVVVDLAAVEFIDASGVNAFINAMRVTTRERRHLALACPPRQLSRILDVLDLRALLPTHGDLASAVAAHAGTRAAAR is encoded by the coding sequence GTGGACGTGCTGGACACGGGACGGGACAGGTTCATCTGCGACGGCGCCACCGTCGTCGCGCTCGGCGGCGAGCTGGACATCGCCACCGCCGAGTCCGCGTACGCCGCCATCGCGGCCGCCGCCGCCCGGGGCTGTGTGGTCGTCGACCTGGCCGCGGTGGAGTTCATCGACGCCTCCGGGGTCAACGCCTTCATCAACGCGATGCGCGTCACCACCCGCGAGCGCCGCCACCTGGCCCTGGCCTGCCCGCCCCGCCAGCTCTCGCGCATCCTCGACGTGCTGGACCTGCGCGCCCTGCTGCCCACCCACGGCGACCTGGCCTCCGCGGTCGCCGCGCACGCGGGGACCCGCGCCGCCGCCCGCTGA
- the glmS gene encoding glutamine--fructose-6-phosphate transaminase (isomerizing): MCGIVGYVGPQSALQVVVDGLARLEYRGYDSAGVAVLGGGALHTEKRAGKLANLRGALEEHPITGEGAGIGHTRWATHGAPNDVNAHPHVDNDNRVAVVHNGIIENFAALRLELEDAGCKFTSETDTEVAAHLLSTELAARGDGDLAAAMRAVCKRLEGAFTLVAVSVDDPDLVVAARRNSPLVVGRGQGENFLASDVAAFIAHTRDAVELGQDQVVELRPDSVRVTDYDGVPVEVNEYHVDWDASAAEKGGYDYFMLKEIVEQPRAIADTLLGRLSVGGELTLDEMRLSAQDLRSVEKIVIIACGTSYHAGLIAKYAIEHWCRIPCEVEVASEFRYRDPILDRQTLVIAISQSGESMDTLMAVRYAREQRAKVLAICNVNGSTIPRESDGVLYTHAGPEVGVAATKTFLTQLAACYLIGLYLAQVRGLKFGDEIDAVIAQLATMPEHVEKVLDTVGPVRELARSLSDADTVLFLGRHVGYPVAMEGALKLKELAYMHAEAFAAGELKHGPIALIEEGLPVVVVVPSPQGRSVLHDKIVSNIQEVRARGARTIVIAEEGDESVRPYSDVLIEIPAVPTLLQPIVATVPMQVFACELALAKGNDVDQPRNLAKSVTVE; this comes from the coding sequence ATGTGCGGAATCGTTGGCTACGTCGGGCCGCAATCGGCGCTCCAGGTCGTCGTGGACGGCCTCGCGAGGTTGGAGTACCGCGGATATGACTCCGCGGGTGTCGCTGTGCTGGGCGGGGGCGCCCTGCACACGGAGAAGCGGGCCGGCAAGCTCGCGAACCTGCGCGGTGCCCTGGAGGAGCACCCGATCACCGGAGAGGGCGCGGGCATCGGCCACACCCGCTGGGCCACCCACGGCGCCCCCAATGACGTCAACGCCCACCCCCACGTCGACAACGACAACCGGGTGGCGGTCGTCCACAACGGCATCATCGAGAACTTCGCCGCCCTGCGGCTGGAGCTCGAGGACGCGGGCTGCAAGTTCACCTCCGAGACCGACACCGAGGTGGCCGCCCACCTGCTCAGCACCGAGCTGGCGGCGCGCGGCGACGGGGACCTGGCCGCCGCCATGCGCGCGGTGTGCAAGCGCCTGGAGGGCGCCTTCACCCTGGTCGCCGTCTCCGTGGACGACCCCGACCTCGTGGTCGCCGCCCGCCGCAACTCGCCGCTGGTCGTCGGCCGCGGGCAGGGGGAGAACTTCCTGGCCAGCGACGTGGCGGCGTTCATCGCCCACACCCGCGACGCGGTCGAGCTGGGCCAGGACCAGGTCGTGGAGCTGCGCCCGGACTCGGTGCGCGTCACCGACTACGACGGCGTTCCCGTCGAGGTCAACGAGTACCACGTGGACTGGGACGCCTCCGCCGCCGAGAAGGGCGGCTACGACTACTTCATGCTCAAGGAGATCGTCGAGCAGCCGCGTGCGATCGCCGACACCCTCCTGGGCCGCCTGTCCGTGGGCGGCGAGCTGACCCTGGACGAGATGCGGCTGTCCGCGCAGGACCTGCGCTCGGTCGAGAAGATCGTCATCATCGCCTGCGGCACCTCCTACCACGCGGGCCTGATCGCCAAGTACGCCATCGAGCACTGGTGCCGCATCCCGTGCGAGGTCGAGGTGGCCAGCGAGTTCCGCTACCGGGACCCGATCCTGGACCGGCAGACCCTGGTGATCGCGATCTCCCAGTCGGGCGAGAGCATGGACACCCTGATGGCGGTGCGCTACGCCCGCGAGCAGCGCGCCAAGGTGCTGGCGATCTGCAACGTCAACGGCTCCACCATCCCGCGCGAGTCCGACGGCGTGCTGTACACGCACGCGGGCCCGGAGGTCGGGGTGGCCGCCACCAAGACCTTCCTCACCCAGCTGGCCGCCTGCTACCTCATCGGCCTGTACCTGGCGCAGGTGCGCGGGCTGAAGTTCGGCGACGAGATCGACGCCGTGATCGCCCAGCTGGCCACCATGCCCGAGCACGTGGAGAAGGTGCTGGACACGGTCGGCCCGGTGCGCGAGCTGGCCCGGTCGCTGTCGGACGCCGACACCGTCCTGTTCCTGGGCCGCCACGTCGGCTACCCGGTGGCGATGGAGGGCGCGCTCAAGCTCAAGGAGCTCGCCTACATGCACGCCGAGGCGTTCGCGGCGGGCGAGCTCAAGCACGGGCCGATCGCGCTGATCGAGGAGGGGCTGCCGGTCGTCGTGGTGGTGCCCTCGCCGCAGGGCCGCAGCGTGCTGCACGACAAGATCGTGTCGAACATCCAGGAGGTGCGCGCCCGCGGCGCCCGCACCATCGTCATCGCGGAGGAGGGCGACGAGTCGGTGCGACCGTACTCGGACGTCCTCATCGAGATCCCGGCGGTGCCGACCCTGCTCCAGCCGATCGTGGCGACCGTGCCGATGCAGGTGTTCGCCTGCGAGCTGGCGCTGGCCAAGGGCAACGACGTGGACCAGCCGCGCAACCTGGCCAAGAGCGTGACCGTGGAGTAG
- the coaA gene encoding type I pantothenate kinase: MELDREAWAALRAATPLSLTEAELARLRGTTDPTSLEDVRDVYLPLSRLLNLYVGATQQRHAAVRGFLGEADRPSPFIIGVAGSVAVGKSTTARLLRSLLAQWPNHPDVELVSTDNFLYPNAVLEARGLMRRKGFPESYDRRALVRFVSEMKAGADRIDIPVYSHLHYDIVPGERQTVHRPDILIVEGINVLQPATAGRLAVSDFFDFSIYVDARVDNIRNWYLDRFRELRRTAFSDPRSYFHHMATTLREEEALEFAANTWRTINEVNLVENIRTTRGRATLVLFKGDDHRVSRVRLRKT, translated from the coding sequence GTGGAACTGGACCGGGAGGCCTGGGCGGCTCTGCGGGCCGCCACTCCGCTCTCCCTGACCGAGGCCGAGCTCGCACGGCTGCGCGGTACCACCGACCCGACGTCCCTGGAGGACGTGCGGGACGTCTACCTGCCCCTGTCCCGGCTGCTCAACCTGTACGTCGGCGCCACCCAGCAGCGGCACGCCGCCGTCCGGGGCTTCCTCGGGGAGGCCGACCGGCCCTCCCCGTTCATCATCGGCGTGGCCGGGAGTGTCGCGGTCGGCAAGTCCACCACCGCGCGCCTGCTGCGCTCCCTGCTGGCCCAGTGGCCCAACCACCCCGACGTGGAACTGGTCAGCACCGACAACTTCCTGTACCCCAACGCGGTGCTCGAGGCCCGCGGCCTCATGCGCCGCAAGGGCTTCCCCGAGAGCTACGACCGGCGGGCGCTGGTCCGGTTCGTCTCGGAGATGAAGGCGGGGGCCGACCGCATCGACATCCCCGTCTACTCGCACCTGCACTACGACATCGTCCCCGGCGAGCGCCAGACCGTGCACCGCCCCGACATCCTCATCGTCGAGGGCATCAACGTGCTCCAGCCCGCCACGGCCGGGCGGCTGGCCGTGTCCGACTTCTTCGACTTCTCGATCTACGTCGATGCCCGGGTCGACAACATCCGCAACTGGTACCTGGACCGGTTCCGGGAGCTGCGCCGCACGGCATTCTCCGACCCGCGGTCCTACTTCCACCACATGGCCACCACCCTGCGCGAGGAGGAGGCCCTGGAGTTCGCGGCCAACACCTGGCGCACCATCAACGAGGTCAACCTCGTCGAGAACATCCGCACCACCCGGGGACGGGCCACCCTCGTCCTGTTCAAGGGGGACGACCACCGGGTCAGCCGGGTCCGCCTGCGCAAGACCTGA